From one Solanum stenotomum isolate F172 chromosome 12, ASM1918654v1, whole genome shotgun sequence genomic stretch:
- the LOC125848855 gene encoding proteasome subunit alpha type-4, whose product MSRRYDSRTTIFSPEGRLYQVEYAMEAIGNAGSAIGILSKDGVVLVGEKKVTSKLLQTSTSSEKMYKIDDHVACAVAGIMSDANILINTARVQAQRYTFAYQEPMPVEQLVQSLCDTKQGYTQFGGLRPFGVSFLFAGWDKNYGFQLYMSDPSGNYGGWKAAAIGANNQAAQSILKQDYKDDITREEAVQLALKVLGKTMDSTSLTSEKLELAEVFLSNGKVKYQACSPETLNKMLVSAGLTQPTAEE is encoded by the coding sequence CGCAATGGAGGCTATTGGAAATGCAGGTAGTGCTATAGGCATCTTGTCCAAGGATGGGGTGGTGTTGGTAGGTGAAAAGAAAGTAACATCTAAGCTGCTTCAGACCTCAACTTCAAGTGAGAAGATGTACAAGATCGATGATCATGTGGCGTGCGCTGTAGCTGGAATTATGTCTGATGCCAACATACTGATCAACACGGCTAGGGTTCAGGCTCAGCGCTATACGTTTGCTTATCAAGAACCCATGCCAGTTGAGCAACTTGTTCAGTCACTATGTGACACCAAGCAAGGTTACACACAGTTTGGCGGGCTTCGCCCTTTTGGTGTTTCATTTCTCTTTGCAGGTTGGGATAAAAACTATGGCTTCCAACTTTACATGAGTGACCCAAGTGGAAATTACGGTGGTTGGAAAGCCGCAGCAATTGGAGCAAACAACCAGGCGGCTCAATCAATTCTTAAGCAGGATTACAAGGATGATATCACAAGGGAAGAGGCCGTTCAACTTGCTCTTAAAGTGCTTGGTAAGACAATGGACAGCACTAGCCTCACTTCAGAGAAACTTGAACTTGCTGAGGTATTTCTCTCTAATGGGAAAGTCAAGTATCAAGCATGCTCTCCCGAAACTCTGAACAAAATGTTGGTGAGTGCCGGACTGACTCAACCCACAGCAGAAGAATAG
- the LOC125848848 gene encoding probable polyol transporter 6, with amino-acid sequence MENDNGENPTKVNKYACACAIVASMISIIFGYDTGVMSGAMIYVKKEFQINDAKTEILAGILNLCALVGSLCAGRTSDKIGRRNTIMVASVIFMIGSILMGYGPSYIALLVGRCIAGVGVGFALMIAPIYSAEVSSPSSRGFLTSLPEIGISIGILLGYLSNYIFSRLYLELGWRIMLGIAAIPSLFLAIGILKMPESPRWLIMQGRVGEAKKILYKVSNSPQEAEIRLRDIKEAVGIDENCNDDIVKVPESAQTHGVWKELLLKPTPSLRWILIAGVGIHFFEHATGIEAVILYSHKIFAKAGVHDTRKQILATVGVGLTKFTFIVLSTFLIDRVGRRKLLLTSLSGMVVALAGLGFFLTIAENSGGTLIWALVLSIVTTYAVVMFFNIGLGPVTWVYSTEIFPLRYRALGAGIGVAVNRLMNATVSMSFLSISEAITTGGAFFMFAGVSLAALIFFYFMCPETKGKSLEEMESVFTKGKSSENFNK; translated from the exons ATGGAGAATGATAATGGAGAAAATCCTACAAAGGTTAACAAATATGCATGTGCTTGTGCAATTGTTGCTTCTATGATATCTATCATATTTGGTTATG aTACTGGTGTGATGAGTGGAGCTATGATATATGTGAAAAAAGAATTCCAAATCAATGATGCCAAAACAGAAATATTAGCTGGGATTCTAAATTTATGTGCTTTAGTTGGGTCACTTTGTGCTGGAAGAACATCTGATAAAATTGGAAGACGTAACACTATAATGGTAGCGTCAGTAATTTTCATGATTGGATCAATTTTAATGGGCTATGGTCCATCTTATATAGCATTATTAGTTGGAAGATGTATTGCTGGTGTTGGTGTTGGATTTGCACTTATGATAGCACCTATTTATTCAGCAGAAGTTTCATCACCATCGTCACGTGGATTTTTAACATCTCTACCAGAAATCGGAATAAGTATTGGTATTTTACTTGGTTATTTATCAAATTACATTTTTTCGCGATTGTACCTTGAACTTGGTTGGAGAATAATGTTAGGAATTGCAGCAATTCCTTCACTTTTCTTGGCGATTGGCATTCTTAAAATGCCAGAGTCTCCTAGATGGCTTATTATGCAAGGCCGTGTAGGAGAAGCCAAGAAAATATTGTACAAAGTTTCTAATTCCCCTCAAGAAGCTGAAATTCGCCTCAGGGATATTAAAGAGGCTGTAGGAATCGATGAGAATTGTAACGATGATATTGTTAAGGTTCCTGAATCAGCACAAACACATGGGGTTTGGAAAGAATTGTTGTTAAAACCAACTCCATCACTAAGATGGATTTTAATAGCTGGTGTTGGAATTCATTTCTTTGAACATGCAACTGGTATTGAAGCTGTTATATTGTATAGTCACAAGATTTTCGCGAAAGCAGGTGTACATGACACTAGGAAGCAAATACTAGCGACAGTTGGAGTTGGACTAACAAAATTTACATTTATAGTGCTATCTACTTTCTTGATTGACAGAGTTGGGAGAAGAAAATTGTTGTTAACAAGTTTAAGTGGCATGGTAGTGGCATTAGCTGGACTTGGTTTTTTCTTGACAATTGCAGAGAATTCTGGTGGGACACTGATTTGGGCTTTGGTACTTAGTATAGTTACAACTTATGCAGTTGTGATGTTTTTCAATATTGGTCTTGGTCCAGTTACTTGGGTTTATAGTACTGAGATATTTCCTCTAAGGTATAGGGCATTGGGTGCTGGTATTGGTGTTGCTGTTAACAGGTTGATGAATGCTACTGTTTCTATGAGTTTTCTGTCCATTTCTGAAGCAATTACAACTGGAGGTGCTTTTTTCATGTTTGCTGGAGTCTCTTTGGCGGCTttgattttcttctatttcatgtGCCCTGAGACTAAAGGAAAGTCTTTGGAAGAAATGGAATCTGTTTTCACTAAAGGCAAGTCCTCagaaaatttcaacaaatag
- the LOC125848854 gene encoding 3beta-hydroxysteroid-dehydrogenase/decarboxylase-like, with product MGEEKWCVVTGGRGFAARHLVEMLIRYEIYHVRIADLGPTIKLEPHEEKGILGEALKSGRALYVSMDLLNKSQVLKACEGAEVVFHMAAPDSSINNHKLHYSVNVQGTQNIIDACVELKVKRLIYTSSPSVVFDGVTGILDGDETLPYPAKHNDSYSATKAEGEALVMKSNGTKGLLTCCIRPSSIFGPGDRLLVPSLVAAARAGKSKFIIGDGNNLYDFTYVENVAHAHVCAERALASGGASAEKAAGNAYFVTNTESIKFWEFVSLILEGLGYDRPSIKISASVMMPIAHLVELTYKLLAPYGMKVPQLTPSRIRLLSMSRTFSSSKASDRLGYAPIVTLQEGIRRTIESYPHLRAEHGSGKDGPKSSASLFKRFFLLVVFSLLILSVLGIISPWSFFVIGILAAFVVFLIFDKSKKN from the exons ATGGGTGAAGAGAAATGGTGTGTGGTGACCGGCGGAAGAGGCTTTGCTGCTCGACATTTGGTCGAAATGCTCATCCGCTATGAAATTTATCATGTCCGCATTGCTGATTTGGGGCCAACCATTAAACTTGAGCCTCATGAGGAAAAGGGTATTCTTGGAGAAGCCCTCAAATCTGGCCGTGCTCTATATGTATCCATGGATCTTCTTAACAAGTCCCAAGTCCTCAAAG CTTGTGAAGGAGCTGAGGTTGTTTTCCACATGGCTGCTCCAGATTCATCGATCAACAACCACAAGCTCCACTATTCAGTTAATGTGCAAG GAACCCAGAATATAATTGATGCTTGCGTTGAGCTGAAAGTGAAAAGACTTATTTACACCAGCTCTCCCAGTGTGGTGTTTGATGGAGTTACTGGAATTCTAGATGGGGATGAAACACTGCCATATCCTGCGAAG CATAATGATTCCTACTCTGCAACTAAAGCTGAAGGAGAGGCACTTGTTATGAAGTCAAATGGTACTAAAGGGCTGCTGACATGCTGCATTAGACCTAGTAGTATTTTTGGCCCTGGTGATAGGTTGCTAGTTCCTTCACTAGTCGCAGCTGCAAGGGCTGGAAAATCTAAG TTCATTATTGGTGATGGAAATAACCTGTATGATTTCACTTACGTGGAGAATGTGGCACATGCGCATGTGTGTGCGGAACGAGCTCTAGCATCAGGAGGAGCATCTGCAGAGAAAGCTGCTGGGAAC GCCTATTTCGTCACGAACACGGAGTCCATTAAGTTTTGGGAGTTCGTATCACTTATTCTGGAAGGTCTTGGCTATGACAG GCCAAGTATTAAGATTTCTGCATCTGTTATGATGCCAATTGCACATTTGGTGGAACTGACTTATAAGCTGTTAGCACCTTATGGAATGAAGGTCCCACAGTTGACTCCTTCGAGAATCAGACTTCTCTCTATGAGCAGAACATTTAGTAGTTCAAAAGCAAGTGATCGACTAGGATACGCACCTATTGTCACACTTCAG GAGGGCATAAGGAGGACCATTGAATCCTATCCACATCTGAGAGCTGAACACGGGTCGGGAAAGGATGGTCCTAAATCATCTGCATCTCTTTTTAAACGGTTCTTCCTCCTG GTCGTTTTCTCTCTATTAATTCTAAGCGTACTCGGGATCATTTCACCATGGAGTTTTTTCGTCATAG GAATCTTAGCTGCCTTTGTTGTGTTCTTGATATTTGACAAAAGCAAGAAGAATTAG